AAAAATATCCTTAATACCTACCCTTGGAAAGTAACTCTCAAAATCGGGAATAGGTAGAACAGTAACTTGGTATCTATCAGGGAAGTAAAACCATAATTCGGTTAATTGTTTTTCACTGAGATTAAATGAAAGAATTCCACAAAGCTCTAATAGATTGACAATAGTAGTAAAACCGGTCCTCTTTTTCGCTATATAGGTAAGAAACTTATAGTTATTCTGGTAATAAGTATCCCTTTTGTAACGGAGGTCAATCACAAAGATGTTTGTATCGATCAAAATTAGATCCTGCCTCGTACCCACTCAATGGCCTCCCGCCATCCTTTAAACCTAGGTTTTGTTCTCTCCAGACTTTCCTCAATATCTCTCCATGCATCCTTAAAAGGCCTCAACTCTCCTAAGGCTTTCCTCCCTTCCATTTCTGGTGGAGCAATTACAGCCACAGGCCTTCCCCTGTATGTAACAGTCAATCGTTCACCTGATTTGACCTTCCTAATAACCTCGCCAGTCCTTTGCTTCAACTCCTTGGCAGTTATTATACCCATATTACCCCCAGTAATTACTTTAGTGACATAATAAACACTTCATTCTGCAATGTCAAGACTAAAAGCAAGTCATCATCTGAACATAGAATCTAGTTCTTGGAGTCATAAGTCGGGTTGGTTTGCTTCGCCAAGAGCCATGGCAGTACCGAAGAGAGTTTAATAGGGATGGGTCCCCACTACAACGTCTTTTCCGAAGTTATCCTTCACAAGCGTGGTAAGCCGCTCAAAATCAATAGGACATTGAGCTGTCTTAACTGCCTTCACTATACATGTCCCCAGATGGATAACATTAAAATCTCGCTCTAAGGTATCGCCGATTTCCTTCATCAATTTTATTTTTGGAATAATAAGCCCTGGACAATCCCCACAGTTTCCAAGGGCTACCAGCTCGATACCATCCGCATACCTGGAAAACTCCCCTTCCTTCTTGCTGATAGCTTTGAGGCATTTCTCGCACGCTACACATAATTGATCTTGAATCCGCTTACATCCAATAATGGCGACTTTTGTCATCTTTTTTCCACTCCATTCTCCTTTGTAACCGAAGGTTATGTAGGTTTCATATTCCTTGCTTAATCCGGATTGAAGCATTGTCGCTTGAAATTGCCCCTCTTTCAGGGGCAGGTATGACTGGAAGGATGGAGACAAATACCCTATAGACAAGCATAAGTGTCGCAATGAGTCCTATAGTGAGAGCAAACTCGCCTATAGCA
This genomic window from Thermodesulfobacteriota bacterium contains:
- a CDS encoding CGGC domain-containing protein, coding for MTKVAIIGCKRIQDQLCVACEKCLKAISKKEGEFSRYADGIELVALGNCGDCPGLIIPKIKLMKEIGDTLERDFNVIHLGTCIVKAVKTAQCPIDFERLTTLVKDNFGKDVVVGTHPY
- a CDS encoding type II toxin-antitoxin system prevent-host-death family antitoxin, with product MGIITAKELKQRTGEVIRKVKSGERLTVTYRGRPVAVIAPPEMEGRKALGELRPFKDAWRDIEESLERTKPRFKGWREAIEWVRGRI